From the Priestia koreensis genome, one window contains:
- a CDS encoding LacI family DNA-binding transcriptional regulator, producing the protein MKKVTMKDIAKEAKVSVATVSYIINNVKNQTIPLETRNRVLEIAHRLNYAPNLAARSLVKQKTGLVGILLNRGPNETVWKELYHARFVSQLEKRLTEDGYHVLFSTIDEKAPNHHIITERKLDGVFLIDVKESNFYRISNQFTMVPIVLIDSYIEDELFFKVLPDFERAVQCAKQYITRDYVIIMEEFQNEQILQRVKAASGVLDEYIHIATSEEDLAYFLAKNKGKQVIVFNEFLATAVKNQHANEDIICVCTAGCEELVPRTVKKVTFKSSKDEIAFHIMKLLLDEEDCSDMIKYKMQEAE; encoded by the coding sequence ATGAAAAAAGTAACGATGAAAGATATCGCGAAGGAAGCGAAAGTGTCCGTTGCAACTGTAAGCTACATTATTAACAACGTAAAAAACCAAACGATTCCATTAGAAACACGAAATCGCGTGTTAGAGATCGCTCATCGTTTAAATTATGCACCAAATTTAGCTGCTCGTTCGTTAGTCAAACAAAAGACGGGTCTTGTTGGTATTTTGCTGAATAGGGGGCCAAACGAAACGGTGTGGAAAGAGCTATATCACGCCCGTTTTGTCAGTCAGTTAGAAAAACGATTAACAGAAGATGGTTATCATGTGTTGTTTTCAACGATTGATGAAAAAGCGCCTAATCACCATATTATTACGGAGCGAAAGCTTGATGGCGTATTTTTAATTGATGTGAAGGAATCAAACTTCTACCGTATTTCCAATCAGTTCACGATGGTTCCCATTGTCTTAATTGATAGTTATATAGAGGATGAGCTATTTTTTAAAGTACTGCCAGATTTTGAACGTGCCGTGCAATGTGCCAAACAATATATAACGAGAGACTACGTAATCATTATGGAGGAGTTCCAAAACGAGCAAATTCTCCAGCGTGTAAAAGCTGCAAGTGGCGTACTTGATGAGTATATTCATATTGCCACATCAGAAGAAGATCTTGCTTATTTTCTAGCAAAAAACAAGGGGAAACAAGTGATTGTCTTTAATGAGTTTTTGGCAACCGCTGTTAAAAATCAGCATGCGAACGAAGACATTATTTGTGTGTGTACAGCTGGCTGTGAAGAGCTAGTTCCACGGACAGTGAAAAAAGTTACGTTTAAGTCGTCTAAGGATGAAATAGCATTTCATATCATGAAGCTATTATTAGATGAGGAAGATTGTTCTGACATGATTAAATACAAGATGCAAGAAGCAGAGTAA
- a CDS encoding glycoside hydrolase family 13 protein encodes MLKEAVYHRPKGNFAYAYDAETLHIRLRTKKEDCSAVTILWGDPFSWEKNENDVWEWHRDQSVSMRKEKSTSLFDYWFGEIKTETKRVKYAFQLEQKNETAIYTEKGFFVDLNTRTNNSFFTFPYLNEEDVFSAPSWVKDTVWYQIFPERFGNGDESINPKGTLPWGSTEPKPDNFFGGDLQGIMDHLDHLVELGITGLYLTPIFKAYSNHKYDTIDYMEIDPQFGDKETFKQFVDTCHEKGIKVMLDAVFNHSGFYFPPFQDVLKNGDKSLYKNWFYIEDFPVQTKPKPNYATFAFTEAMPKLNTSNAELREYLLEVGRYWVREFNIDGWRLDVANEVSHDFWREFRKEVRAIKPDVYILGEIWHDAMPWLQGDQFDAVMNYPYTSGAIDFFAKQEITAEEFVNQTVETLVMYPKNVMEAAFNLLGSHDTPRILTICEGNKEKVKQLFTFLLSAPGTPCIYYGDEIGMSGDMDPGCRKCMEWAEEKQDRELLQYITDLIALRREKGVFGNDGELDFVQYSNETNHVMYTKTNGDDTLLFVFNNSSEAISVTKPDSLKGKKLLPVIDTNVSLDEKELKLAGHEVLIVEIV; translated from the coding sequence ATGTTAAAGGAAGCTGTTTATCATCGTCCAAAAGGAAATTTCGCGTATGCATATGATGCAGAAACGTTACATATTCGTCTAAGAACGAAAAAGGAAGACTGTAGTGCGGTGACAATTTTATGGGGAGATCCTTTCTCATGGGAGAAAAATGAGAATGATGTATGGGAATGGCATCGTGATCAGTCTGTTTCAATGAGAAAAGAAAAAAGCACGAGTCTATTTGACTATTGGTTTGGTGAAATCAAAACAGAAACAAAGCGTGTGAAATATGCATTCCAACTAGAACAGAAAAATGAAACCGCTATCTATACAGAAAAAGGTTTTTTCGTTGATTTAAATACACGAACAAATAATTCATTTTTTACCTTTCCATACTTAAATGAAGAAGATGTCTTTTCGGCCCCTTCTTGGGTAAAAGATACGGTATGGTATCAAATTTTCCCTGAGCGTTTTGGAAATGGAGATGAGTCAATTAACCCGAAAGGAACGTTGCCATGGGGAAGTACGGAGCCAAAGCCTGATAATTTCTTTGGAGGAGATCTGCAGGGAATTATGGATCACTTGGATCATTTAGTAGAGCTTGGTATTACAGGTTTGTATTTAACACCTATTTTCAAGGCTTACTCAAATCACAAATATGACACGATTGATTATATGGAGATTGATCCACAGTTTGGGGATAAAGAAACGTTTAAGCAATTTGTAGATACGTGTCATGAAAAAGGCATCAAAGTAATGCTTGATGCGGTATTTAATCATTCTGGATTTTACTTCCCACCTTTTCAAGATGTATTGAAGAATGGCGATAAATCACTTTATAAAAACTGGTTTTATATTGAGGACTTCCCTGTTCAAACGAAGCCAAAGCCTAATTATGCGACGTTTGCTTTTACAGAAGCGATGCCAAAGCTTAACACGTCTAATGCGGAGCTTCGCGAATATTTACTAGAAGTTGGTCGCTATTGGGTAAGGGAATTTAATATTGACGGTTGGCGATTAGATGTAGCAAACGAGGTATCACATGACTTTTGGCGCGAGTTCCGTAAAGAAGTTCGTGCCATTAAGCCAGATGTATATATCTTAGGAGAGATCTGGCATGATGCGATGCCGTGGCTGCAAGGAGATCAATTTGATGCAGTCATGAACTATCCATATACAAGTGGAGCCATTGACTTTTTTGCCAAGCAAGAAATAACGGCAGAAGAATTTGTGAACCAAACGGTCGAAACGCTCGTGATGTATCCAAAGAATGTGATGGAAGCAGCGTTTAATTTATTAGGAAGTCACGATACGCCCCGCATTTTAACGATCTGTGAAGGGAATAAGGAAAAGGTTAAGCAGTTGTTCACATTCCTGCTATCAGCACCAGGAACGCCGTGTATTTATTATGGAGATGAAATTGGGATGTCAGGTGATATGGACCCAGGATGTCGAAAGTGCATGGAGTGGGCAGAAGAGAAGCAAGATCGTGAGCTGCTGCAGTATATTACAGATCTAATTGCGCTTCGCCGGGAAAAAGGTGTTTTTGGAAACGATGGAGAGCTTGATTTTGTTCAATACAGCAACGAAACAAATCATGTGATGTACACGAAAACGAATGGAGACGATACGCTTTTATTTGTCTTTAACAACAGTTCAGAAGCCATTTCTGTTACAAAGCCTGATTCACTCAAAGGAAAGAAACTTCTTCCGGTCATCGATACGAATGTGAGCCTAGATGAAAAAGAGCTCAAGCTTGCTGGGCATGAGGTATTAATTGTTGAAATCGTTTAA
- a CDS encoding alpha/beta hydrolase, protein MIETFKVTITPLQRERTVRVYLPPSYYSSKQNYPVLYMHDGQNLFFDEEAGYGMAWKIGEFLDSSSYELIVVGIDCNTENEGNKRLDEYGPWENKDIGKLMRNLDETFGGEGKQYVEYIVNELKPFIDDKYRTISNDTAMAGSSMGGLISTYAAFQYPNVFNRIASLSSAYWFNQKEIEELVNQSEPTIIQKFYLDVGTQEASGDVDAAMYVDSSKRLYKLIKEKVIECKFEIVEGAKHNEIAWNKRLPEIFAFLYK, encoded by the coding sequence ATGATCGAGACGTTTAAGGTGACGATTACACCCTTGCAAAGGGAGAGAACGGTGCGGGTCTATCTTCCGCCAAGCTATTATTCTAGCAAACAAAACTATCCTGTGTTATACATGCACGACGGACAAAACTTATTCTTCGATGAAGAGGCAGGGTACGGGATGGCGTGGAAGATTGGTGAATTTTTGGATTCGTCTTCTTATGAACTCATTGTGGTAGGAATTGATTGTAATACGGAAAATGAAGGAAATAAGCGTTTGGACGAATATGGTCCTTGGGAAAACAAAGACATTGGAAAATTGATGAGAAATTTAGATGAGACGTTCGGTGGAGAAGGAAAGCAATACGTAGAGTATATCGTAAACGAGCTCAAGCCATTTATTGATGACAAATATCGTACCATTTCGAACGATACAGCGATGGCGGGGAGTTCCATGGGTGGGTTAATTTCCACTTACGCAGCTTTTCAATATCCAAATGTATTTAATCGTATTGCCTCTCTATCTTCTGCATATTGGTTTAACCAAAAGGAAATCGAAGAACTAGTCAATCAAAGTGAACCGACGATCATTCAAAAATTTTATTTAGATGTCGGCACCCAAGAAGCGTCTGGTGATGTTGATGCAGCAATGTACGTCGATTCCAGTAAACGTTTGTATAAGCTAATTAAGGAAAAAGTGATTGAGTGTAAGTTTGAAATTGTAGAAGGGGCGAAGCATAACGAAATTGCTTGGAATAAGCGCCTTCCAGAGATTTTTGCGTTTTTATATAAATAA
- a CDS encoding PadR family transcriptional regulator: protein MKKKRTVDDHLPLTHTTYYILLALGSSLHGYGIMQKVEEMSKGTVRLGPGTLYGALSKLEKDGLIVKVDVQERKKNYQLTDLGNRVIQAEYERLHELVERSKPYVKKLGEDLT, encoded by the coding sequence ATGAAAAAGAAACGAACGGTTGATGATCATCTTCCTTTGACGCACACAACGTACTACATTCTGCTCGCTCTAGGGTCTTCACTTCACGGGTACGGCATTATGCAAAAGGTAGAAGAGATGAGTAAGGGAACGGTAAGACTCGGACCTGGTACGCTTTATGGGGCCCTTAGTAAGCTAGAAAAGGACGGATTAATCGTAAAAGTGGACGTTCAAGAGCGTAAGAAAAATTATCAGCTGACCGATCTTGGAAATCGCGTTATCCAAGCAGAGTATGAGCGTCTGCATGAACTTGTAGAAAGAAGTAAGCCGTATGTTAAGAAACTAGGGGAGGATTTGACATGA
- a CDS encoding DUF2812 domain-containing protein encodes MKKEKSCFRIFFAWQDEKEEQWLNSMVQKGWYFKGYRRGRYYFEQGEPADVIYKLDYKSTSNKDMEEYKTIFKEAGWEHVDSFLGWHVFKGKAGERFSETLYSDRESNAQKYKGLLLTTGLAFISGLSIATSLVFNDSVTNSSVGDFFKGFYTALLVLLGLSLTLIYRKYRRLLSH; translated from the coding sequence ATGAAAAAAGAAAAGAGTTGTTTTCGCATCTTTTTCGCCTGGCAAGATGAAAAAGAAGAGCAGTGGTTAAATAGTATGGTTCAAAAAGGATGGTATTTTAAAGGATACAGAAGGGGCAGATACTATTTTGAGCAGGGCGAACCGGCAGATGTGATCTACAAGCTCGATTACAAGAGCACGTCGAACAAAGACATGGAAGAGTACAAAACGATTTTTAAAGAGGCGGGCTGGGAGCACGTAGATTCTTTTTTAGGCTGGCACGTTTTCAAAGGAAAAGCTGGAGAACGTTTTTCGGAAACGCTGTATTCCGATCGTGAGTCCAATGCTCAAAAGTACAAAGGATTATTGCTAACTACTGGATTAGCTTTTATAAGCGGATTATCAATTGCAACTTCCCTCGTTTTCAATGACAGTGTGACTAATTCATCAGTAGGTGATTTTTTTAAAGGTTTCTATACCGCTCTGTTAGTCCTGCTGGGGTTATCACTTACGTTAATTTATCGTAAATATCGTCGTCTGTTATCTCATTAA